The following proteins are co-located in the Neisseria sp. Marseille-Q6792 genome:
- a CDS encoding aminodeoxychorismate/anthranilate synthase component II: MLLFIDNYDSFTYNIVQYFTELGQEVVVRRNDDITLEEIEALKPQYLVIGPGPCSPKEAGISVEAMRHFAGRLPIMGVCLGHQTIGEAFGGRIVRAKTLMHGKVSPVSHSGKGMFKDLPNPVTCTRYHSLVIARDTMPECLEVTAWTEDGEIMGVRHKEYAVEGVQFHPEALLTEHGHDMLNNFLVEFQNFKPQKI, encoded by the coding sequence ATGCTTTTGTTTATCGACAATTATGACAGTTTCACTTACAACATCGTCCAGTATTTTACAGAATTGGGGCAGGAAGTTGTCGTGCGCCGTAACGATGATATTACATTGGAAGAAATCGAAGCCTTAAAGCCGCAATATCTTGTAATCGGCCCCGGACCGTGTTCCCCTAAAGAGGCGGGTATTTCAGTAGAAGCCATGCGCCATTTTGCCGGCAGGCTGCCGATTATGGGCGTGTGCCTCGGACATCAGACGATAGGCGAGGCGTTTGGCGGCAGGATAGTCCGCGCCAAAACGCTGATGCACGGCAAGGTGTCGCCTGTGTCCCATTCGGGTAAGGGTATGTTTAAAGATTTGCCCAATCCTGTTACCTGTACGCGTTATCACAGCCTCGTTATCGCTCGGGATACGATGCCCGAATGTTTGGAAGTAACGGCTTGGACTGAGGACGGCGAGATTATGGGTGTGCGCCATAAGGAATATGCCGTTGAGGGGGTACAATTCCACCCTGAAGCTCTGCTGACCGAACACGGACATGATATGTTAAACAATTTTTTAGTTGAATTTCAAAACTTCAAACCGCAAAAAATCTGA
- the trpD gene encoding anthranilate phosphoribosyltransferase, with product MITPQQAIERLISNNELFYDEMTDLMRQIMSGKVPPEQIAAILTGLRIKVETVSEITAAAAVMREFATKVPLENAEGLVDIVGTGGDGAKTFNISTTSMFVAAAAGAKVAKHGGRSVSSSSGAADVVEQMGANLNLTPEQIAQSISQTGIGFMFAPNHHSAMRYVAPVRRSLGFRSIFNILGPLTNPASAPNQLLGVFHTDLCGILSRVLQQLGSKHVLVVCGEGGLDEITLTGKTRVAELKDGKISEYDIRPEDFGIETRRNLDEIKVANTQESLLKMNEVLDGKEGAARDIVLLNTAAALYAGNVAASLSDGISAAREAIDSGRAKSKKEEFVGFTRQFA from the coding sequence ATGATTACACCGCAACAGGCTATCGAACGATTAATCAGCAATAACGAGTTGTTTTACGATGAAATGACCGACTTGATGCGTCAGATTATGAGCGGCAAAGTGCCGCCCGAACAAATTGCGGCGATTTTGACCGGCTTGCGTATCAAGGTTGAAACCGTTTCCGAAATTACCGCGGCTGCAGCCGTCATGCGCGAGTTTGCGACAAAAGTGCCGCTGGAGAATGCAGAGGGGCTGGTTGATATCGTCGGTACGGGCGGGGATGGTGCGAAAACCTTCAATATTTCGACGACTTCGATGTTTGTTGCCGCAGCAGCAGGCGCGAAGGTTGCCAAACACGGCGGGCGTTCCGTTTCATCTTCCAGCGGCGCGGCGGATGTGGTGGAGCAAATGGGTGCAAACCTCAACCTGACTCCCGAACAGATTGCCCAAAGTATCAGCCAGACCGGCATCGGGTTTATGTTCGCACCCAATCACCACAGTGCCATGCGCTATGTCGCCCCGGTACGACGTTCGCTCGGTTTCCGAAGTATTTTCAACATATTGGGTCCGTTAACCAATCCTGCGAGCGCGCCGAACCAGCTTTTGGGCGTGTTCCATACCGATTTGTGCGGCATTTTGTCGCGGGTCTTGCAACAACTCGGTTCTAAACACGTTTTGGTTGTTTGCGGGGAGGGCGGCTTGGATGAAATTACACTGACGGGCAAAACGCGCGTTGCCGAACTCAAAGACGGAAAAATCAGCGAATACGACATCCGCCCAGAAGATTTCGGTATCGAAACCCGCCGCAATTTGGATGAAATCAAAGTTGCCAATACTCAGGAATCTTTGTTGAAAATGAACGAGGTGCTGGATGGGAAAGAAGGGGCTGCGCGCGATATCGTATTGCTCAACACCGCCGCCGCCCTGTATGCCGGAAATGTCGCGGCTTCGCTTTCAGACGGCATATCTGCCGCACGGGAAGCCATCGATTCAGGCAGGGCCAAATCGAAAAAAGAGGAGTTTGTCGGTTTTACACGGCAATTTGCCTAA
- a CDS encoding contact-dependent growth inhibition system immunity protein — protein MTFNQEQDYWAGYKANERAWIIQTWSGFGRYAPDHLYPPHILPLDTDNETLGTTVLQALANSRTFVYDSPEDQDSFDTEKIRQSYEDWVAKLCGNLGYKTRRALFKNMMSVDIWLHNGCLKISPSRHVKLEAWDAIVADDVILSLDNSPEEIGAGLRLALSRCR, from the coding sequence ATGACTTTCAATCAAGAACAAGATTATTGGGCTGGCTATAAGGCAAATGAAAGAGCCTGGATTATTCAAACATGGTCAGGATTTGGGCGATATGCTCCAGACCACCTATATCCCCCCCATATCCTGCCATTGGATACCGACAATGAAACTTTAGGCACGACGGTCTTGCAAGCGTTGGCGAACAGCAGGACTTTCGTTTATGACAGTCCAGAAGACCAAGATTCTTTTGATACCGAAAAAATTCGGCAAAGCTATGAGGATTGGGTTGCCAAGCTATGCGGGAACTTGGGCTATAAAACCAGACGCGCCCTATTTAAAAACATGATGAGCGTGGATATTTGGCTGCACAACGGCTGCCTGAAAATCAGCCCGAGCCGCCATGTCAAGCTGGAAGCGTGGGATGCCATTGTTGCAGACGATGTAATTTTATCATTGGATAACAGCCCTGAAGAAATCGGAGCAGGTTTAAGGTTGGCATTGAGCCGCTGCCGATAA
- the gyrA gene encoding DNA gyrase subunit A, with product MTDATIRNDHKFALETLPVSLEDEMRKSYLDYAMSVIVGRALPDVRDGLKPVHRRVLYAMHELKNNWNSAYKKSARIVGDVIGKYHPHGDTAVYDTIVRMAQDFAMRYVLVDGQGNFGSIDGLAAAAMRYTEIRMAKISHEMLADIEEETVNFGPNYDGSEHEPLVLPTRFPTLLVNGSSGIAVGMATNIPPHNLSDTVNACLRLLDAPDTEIDELIDIIQAPDFPTGATIYGLSGVREGYKTGRGRVVIRAKTHTEPIGKNGEREAIVIDEIPYQVNKAKLVEKIGELVREKTLEGISELRDESDKSGMRVVIELKRNENAEVVLNQLYKLTPLQDSFGINMVVLVDGQPRLLNLKQILSEFLRHRREVVTRRTLFRLKKARHEGHIAEGKAVALSNIDEIIRLIKESPNAAEAKEKLLARPWRSSLVEEMLTRSGLDLEMMRPEGLTANIGLKEQGYYLSEIQADAILRMSLRNLTGLDQEEIVESYKNLMGKIIDFVDILSKPERITQIIRDELEEIKTNYGDERRSEINPFGGDIADEDLIPQREMVVTLTHGGYIKTQPTTDYQAQRRGGRGKQAAATKDEDFIETLFVANTHDYLMCFTNLGKCHWIKVYKLPEGGRNSRGRPINNVIQLEEGEKVSAILAVREFPEDQYVFFATAQGMVKKVQLSAFKNVRSQGIKAIALKEGDYLVGAAQTGGSDDIMLFSNLGKAIRFNEYWEKSGNDEAEDADIETENEDSDSLDDENAENALPSGKHGVRPSGRGSGGLRGMRLPADGKIVSLITFAPEAEQSDLQVLTATANGYGKRTPIADYSRKNKGGQGNIAINTGERNGDLVAATLVSETDDLMLITSGGVLIRTKVEQIRETGRAAAGVKLINLDEGETLVSLERVAEDESESELSDASVISNLTEPEAEN from the coding sequence ATGACCGACGCAACCATCCGCAACGACCACAAATTCGCCCTCGAAACCCTGCCGGTAAGCCTTGAAGACGAAATGCGCAAAAGCTATCTCGACTACGCCATGAGCGTCATTGTCGGGCGCGCGCTGCCGGACGTTCGCGACGGTCTCAAACCGGTACACCGCCGCGTGCTGTATGCCATGCACGAACTGAAAAACAACTGGAATTCCGCCTACAAAAAATCGGCGCGTATTGTCGGCGACGTCATCGGTAAATACCACCCCCACGGCGATACTGCCGTATATGACACCATCGTCCGTATGGCACAAGACTTCGCCATGCGTTACGTCTTGGTCGACGGTCAAGGCAACTTCGGCTCCATAGACGGACTTGCCGCCGCAGCCATGCGCTATACCGAAATCCGCATGGCGAAAATCTCACATGAAATGCTGGCAGACATTGAGGAAGAAACCGTTAATTTCGGCCCGAACTACGACGGTAGCGAACACGAGCCGCTTGTACTGCCGACCCGTTTTCCCACACTGCTCGTCAACGGCTCGTCTGGCATCGCCGTCGGCATGGCGACCAATATCCCGCCGCACAACCTTTCCGACACCGTCAACGCCTGCCTGCGCCTGCTCGATGCACCCGACACCGAAATCGACGAGCTGATCGACATTATCCAAGCCCCCGACTTCCCGACCGGGGCAACCATCTACGGCTTGAGCGGGGTGCGCGAAGGCTATAAAACAGGCCGCGGCCGCGTCGTCATCCGCGCCAAGACCCACACCGAACCTATCGGCAAAAATGGGGAACGCGAAGCCATCGTTATCGACGAAATCCCCTATCAGGTCAACAAAGCCAAACTGGTCGAGAAAATCGGCGAACTGGTCCGAGAAAAAACGCTGGAAGGCATTTCCGAGCTCCGCGACGAATCCGACAAATCCGGCATGCGTGTCGTTATCGAGCTGAAACGCAACGAAAACGCCGAAGTCGTCTTAAACCAACTCTACAAACTGACTCCGCTGCAAGACAGTTTCGGCATCAATATGGTAGTTTTGGTCGACGGACAACCGCGCCTGTTGAACCTGAAACAGATTCTCTCCGAATTCCTGCGCCACCGCCGCGAAGTCGTTACCCGACGTACGCTTTTCCGACTGAAAAAGGCACGCCACGAAGGGCATATTGCCGAAGGCAAAGCCGTTGCACTGTCCAATATCGATGAAATCATCAGGCTCATCAAAGAATCTCCCAACGCAGCCGAGGCCAAAGAAAAACTGCTTGCGCGTCCTTGGCGCAGCAGCCTCGTTGAAGAAATGCTGACGCGTTCCGGTCTGGATTTGGAAATGATGCGTCCGGAAGGATTGACTGCAAACATCGGCTTGAAAGAGCAAGGTTATTACCTGAGCGAGATTCAGGCAGATGCTATTTTACGCATGAGCCTACGAAACCTGACCGGCCTCGATCAAGAAGAAATTGTCGAAAGCTACAAAAACCTGATGGGTAAAATCATTGACTTTGTGGACATCCTCTCCAAACCCGAACGCATTACCCAAATCATCCGCGACGAACTGGAAGAAATCAAAACCAACTATGGTGATGAAAGACGCAGCGAAATCAACCCGTTCGGCGGCGACATTGCCGATGAAGACCTGATTCCGCAACGCGAAATGGTCGTTACCCTGACTCATGGCGGCTATATCAAAACCCAGCCGACCACCGACTATCAGGCGCAGCGCCGCGGCGGGCGCGGTAAACAGGCGGCGGCCACCAAAGACGAAGACTTTATCGAAACCCTGTTCGTTGCGAACACACATGACTATTTGATGTGTTTCACCAACCTCGGCAAGTGCCACTGGATTAAGGTTTACAAACTGCCGGAAGGCGGACGCAACAGCCGCGGTCGTCCGATTAACAACGTCATCCAGTTGGAAGAAGGCGAAAAAGTCAGCGCCATCCTCGCCGTGCGCGAATTCCCCGAAGACCAATACGTCTTCTTCGCCACCGCACAAGGCATGGTGAAAAAAGTCCAACTTTCAGCGTTTAAAAACGTCCGCAGCCAAGGCATCAAAGCCATCGCACTCAAAGAAGGCGATTACCTCGTCGGTGCCGCGCAAACCGGCGGCTCGGACGACATCATGCTGTTCTCCAACTTGGGTAAAGCCATCCGCTTTAACGAATACTGGGAAAAATCCGGTAACGACGAAGCGGAAGATGCCGATATCGAAACTGAAAACGAAGATTCAGACAGCCTGGATGATGAAAATGCCGAAAACGCATTGCCAAGCGGCAAACACGGTGTCCGTCCGTCTGGTCGCGGCAGCGGCGGCCTGCGCGGTATGCGCCTGCCTGCCGACGGCAAAATCGTCAGCCTGATTACCTTCGCCCCCGAAGCCGAGCAAAGCGATTTGCAAGTATTGACCGCCACTGCCAACGGCTACGGCAAACGCACCCCGATTGCCGATTACAGCCGTAAAAACAAAGGCGGACAAGGCAATATCGCCATCAATACCGGCGAACGCAACGGCGATTTGGTCGCCGCAACTTTGGTTAGCGAAACCGACGATTTGATGCTGATTACCAGCGGCGGCGTGCTTATCCGTACCAAAGTCGAACAAATCCGCGAAACCGGCCGCGCCGCAGCAGGCGTGAAACTGATTAACTTGGACGAAGGCGAAACCTTAGTATCGCTGGAACGTGTTGCCGAAGACGAATCCGAATCCGAACTCTCCGACGCTTCTGTAATTTCCAATCTAACCGAACCGGAAGCCGAGAACTGA